The genomic segment TTGTTCTTGTGTCTGTAACTAGGAACATTTGTGTATCTATTTGACTATTATGATGTGTGCAGTGGATGGAAGTTATTAGACTTAATTTGGTACAGAATAATCCCCAGGCGTTAAAACCAATTTAGTTATGCCAACATGCTTGACCAATGCCATTCCAATCGTTTGTCCTTTCTCCCTGCAAACTGTAATTTATATCAAATATGGCCTCGACCACATTTGTTCCAAGAAAAAGACGAAAGTTATTACCAAGAAAGCCCTTGGTGGCATTAGAGCTTATGGCATTTTGCTCCCAATGATTGGCAAGCAATTCTTAGGATATGCAAAAAGTCCATATGGTGCTATGTATTTATGTAATATGTGATGACGTTTTACATTCTTTATCATCCAAATATACTGTTCAGGGCGGCTGCCAGGCGGACTCCACCTTGAGCTAGTCGCAAATTGACTATTGGTAACCTAGTCAGGAAATAGTCATCTGCAATTTGGTAATCACATTAATTTTGTGAGGATAACACGTATCATTAAAACAAAGATATCTATCTGACAGAAGATTTAAACgagaaaggaagagagagaagaaaagttACCTTCTAGTACTGAATTTTCACTGACACCTTTATAAGCCCAATTACAGGCTGCTTTAATACTTTCAGATGCATATCTGCAGGAAGAGAATTGCTTTCAAATGTAAGTTTTTGAAGCATCGGAGTAGTCATCTGGGAATACATCTAACTGGGGTTACATAGAAGAGTATCTCAGATACTGTTTATAGTTATGCTGAACAAATGCGTAAAGATTTTCACAGAACGTACACATTTGGGCAGGGTGGCTTGCCACTGCTGCAGGTCTCCCATGTCTTTACTTTATCTGCCCATTCAGCCTATCGAGTAGGAAGCCCACATGAAATAAGAGCATGTAAAAGATCAAaaattttgagcaaagtctTTGAAAGTCCGGCTGCTAATAGCTTACTGTTATGTTCTTTTGGAGTGCATCAATCAACTCATCCACATCAGAGTTGTCATATCTTTGTTCAGCCGTCTCGATGATGTTATCATCCCAGACCTGCAGGGTAAGAACATGAATATGACTTCTATTTGCAGATTCTAAGCTTCAAAAGCGAACGGTAGTCCTTTTCTGGTACTTACATGATGCAGAACTGTCTTTCTTGTGTACCAGTGGACATCAATTGTATTGCCTCCCTTGTCTGAAGTAAATCCTACATGAAGAGGCTGCATGGACAAAGCCCACTCAGTAAGGAATAGGGGAAATAAAGCACCAAGGCAATAATGAATTTAGGTAGATTAGTGCGAGCTTAGTCTATGCTTTTGTCCATACACCTTGGTTTGAGTGCTAAATTTAGAGAACTTACTTTACCTGGTGAATATCTCCCACAAAATGGGCTAGGAATAGAAGGGCCTCTGTGAGATTATCTGTTCATGATTAGATTCATCAAGAGATTTTGGTTAGTTTGATAACTGACGGTTATCAAGCCATTTTTTCAATTGTCTGTAGTTTAAAAGGATGTTAATTTGGCAGAGAAAAGAGGAAGGCAACACAAAATTGGTACAACAGCAGAAATAAAAAGTAATCAAGAAGTTCTACATTGAGAAGCAGCATCTTTTCCATAACTGAGGAGCTGGGAGGTGTAATTGTTGATTGCCCCTGCTACACACCTGTCCTTTGTGCCATTTTCATCTTTGCAATCCCCTGTGTATATGTTTAGCCTGGAATAGTCAGTAAAATCGTGTGGAATGCTTCAAGTGGTACTTAATCCCTATTCCAAGCAAGATTAACTAATATGAGATGACTGCATAACTCAACTTTGAGAAGTACGTCATAAGATTGTCATGTACTAAAAATTCTTAACATATTTCCTGATACCATACATGATTACATCCTAACACAGATATGTTTTCCTCTAAACTATTGAATACTCTCAGTCGTTGAGTATATGATATATACGATAACAATGATGCAGTGACTGATTTACACATCTTCAATCAAAAAGTTTGAATTCATGAATGGTCAATTGCATGAAGCAATAGTAATT from the Coffea arabica cultivar ET-39 chromosome 11e, Coffea Arabica ET-39 HiFi, whole genome shotgun sequence genome contains:
- the LOC113717747 gene encoding endonuclease 2; this encodes MKLFEIQILVFVALLFVCPLFVHGWGVDGHLTVCRIAQPRLSEAAANAVKDLLPASADDDLGSLCSWADRVKFHYPWSSPLHYIDTPDNLCTYLYSRDCKDENGTKDRCVAGAINNYTSQLLSYGKDAASQYNLTEALLFLAHFVGDIHQPLHVGFTSDKGGNTIDVHWYTRKTVLHHVWDDNIIETAEQRYDNSDVDELIDALQKNITAEWADKVKTWETCSSGKPPCPNVYASESIKAACNWAYKGVSENSVLEDDYFLTRLPIVNLRLAQGGVRLAAALNSIFG